The region ggaaaaacccaaccccaaccccaaccccaaccccagctCCAAGCAGGGCGCTCAAATCAAAGGCAACAATGACAACGAATTGGATGCTAGAGAGGGTATTGCAGGGGGGTGCCAAGGGGTCCCGAGGGGTTGTGCTGCGGCATTCGCGACTATAACCATAAAAGCCACATTGGCGACACATGGGAACGGCCAAAAATATTCCAACTGCCAAGAGGTTAAACTCCAGAGACAGAAATTGGACGGTGGCAGGCATGTCGCCGCCGTATTTGCGTGGCAATTTGCATGGGGCAGCGAGGCAGCGAGGCAGAAGGCGAAAGGCAGGGCAAAGGACACACGGATACGGACATAATAAGCCCAAGGGCATGCGGACACCGGAGGACCAGCGAAAAAGTTGACATTTTTTATTCCATTTGTGAAACTCAAGCGAAAATTTTGTCAAGGCTGCAGTGCCCCAAATTGGGGACCAGCCACCAAGTGGActggactggagtggagtggagtccagGCTTTTATTTAATCAGCTCGTGAGGCCCCCTTCTCCTTCCCCCTCGCCCCACAGCCCCGCAAAATGTGCTCCGAAATGATGTTATAGGGCAATTGTTAAACATTCGCAAGTGCCGCTGGGGAGTGCCCCTCCAACTGGAAACAAAAGTTaatcccacaaaaaaaagggaaattaGCAGGGTATTTGCAGGTCCCACTTTTTAGAGGAGTAGGAAAGTTATACACTCTATGaggacagaaaaaaaacaaaacaaaaacccagaGCTAATTAAAAGAAACTTTTTTGGGATTAATGAAAGTGGAAGCGAATGAATGGGAAAGCGTATTGTATTGCATATTCCCCTTTGAAATGGGGAAAATCGAACCAATTTTTGTTCATTTCAATGCATTCCCCTCTTGGGCACCTCGGGGCATACAAGGATCCTGCATTTAGAGGTAATTTCTAAAACTTTGGCTGCTCAGAGATTTGCCGGAATGCCAGAAGTAGCCCCCGGCAACAGCCACCCCCTCCGTGTTCATAAATCTTCATTCTCggttattgttattgcttgGGTGCTGAATCCTGTTTTCCCTctattgcagcagcagcggccgcatCTTTGTTGGGGCCCCACTGCAACGAGGGACAATTTCGCTGCGTGCCGAGCCTCAAGTGCATACCCGAAACGTGGCGCTGCGACGGGGAGTACGACTGCGGCGAGGGTGATTTAACCGATGAGGTGAACTGTAAGTAGAGCCCGGATAGAGTGTCCTTTGTCCGCCACTCAAACGCACTTGCCCGCCTCTCCACCAGGTACCGATGCCGTGGCCCTCCAGTGCCGCGCCTTCGAGGGCGAGTGCCACAATGGGGAGTGCCTGGAGCTGTCGCGCTTCTGCGATGGCCACTGGGACTGTGATAGCGACGAACTGCAATGTGGTAAGTGCCACAGGCAACGGTCGAGAGGGAAAACCGCAGCTAATTGGCTCATTCTCTTTGGTCAACAGATAAACAGGACGCTGCCTGTGCAGCCATGAACTGCAGCTACAACTGCAAATTGACGCCGCGGGGGCCGCGCTGCTACTGCCCCGGGGGCCAGGTGCCGGAGTCGCTGAACTCCACAAGGTGCGTGGATCACGACGAGTGCCAGGAGCCGGGCACCTGCGACCAGCTGTGCCGCAACACGCCCGGCTCCTACGAGTGCTCCTGCGTCTCCGGCTACGACAAGGCCAAGGGTGGACGCTGCCGGGCCATCAATGGTGGGTATATCCCCTGCGTACGAGCGTCTGCGAGCTGCCAGCTAATCCCCCGTCCGCATTAATGCATTCTTACAGTACCCTCATCGGAGCCAGCCACTCTGACGCTCTTCTCGAATGGATCCGTACTGCACGTATCCCTGCAGGAGCTCCAGGCGAATGCCAGTGCGGAAAAGGCTGCCGCTGGAGGACTTCTTTCGGTGCTGACACTGCCCCAGGCGCATGCCTTCGAGGTGTGGCATCGCAACCGGACAATCTGCGCCCTGCAGAGCAGCCGCGACGGCCTGTGGCTGCAGTGCCAGCGCATCGATGAACCCAAAGCCAATTGGACGCTGCCCGTCTCCCCACTCGTCTCCCCAAAGCAATGTGAGTGCGTCACAATGGATTAGCGTCACAGTCGTGACCCaattttgcgttttgtttgcAGCCTTTTTGGAGCTGCATCTGGACTGGATAGCGGGTAATTGGTATCTGCTGAACAAGGACCATGGCCTGGTGTTCTTCTGCACCAACACGATGCTATTTTGCCGCCTGATACTCAAGCAAGTGATTGATCCCGAGTCGCTGGCCCTGGACCCCACCAAGGGCTACATGTTCTACACGGACCGAACGCCCAGTCTGTCGCGCTCCCTTCTCGACGGCAGCAATCGCACCGCTCTGGTCTCCACGCACATCTATCACCCGAACACCGTGACCCTGGATCTGGCCAATGAGCATGTCTATTGGGTGGATGTCTACGAGGATGTGATCGAGCGCGTCGACTACGAGGGACAGCGGCGTTGGACCCTCAAGAAGTTCCCCGACGTAAGGCTTGAATTGATTGACAATCGATGTTTACCCTTCCACTAACAACCCAATGCCCTCCCCAACCGAACCCAATCCGCGATTGCAGTCCCCTGTGCTGTTGCGGAGCCTGCAGGCCATCGAGGTGTTTGAGAACACAATTTATTTGTCGCCCTGGACGGGAAATGTCATCGTTGCGCTCGACAGATTCACCCACAAGACCCACCTGCTGCGGAGGAACGTAACGCGAGCGACGAATTTTCGAATTTTCCATCGCCAGAAGCAGCCCGAGGTGGCGCATCCGTGTCGCGAGAACAATGGCGACTGTAATCAGATCTGCGTGCCGCTGTGGACGCGGGGATTCGCCAGCGCCCGGTGCCTGTGCACGGCCGGCTATAAATTGCACAATCAGACGACCTGCCTGCTGGCCGCCCAGGACAAGTTTCTGGTGTACAGCGACAAGCGATTGAGTCGCATCGCCGGCGTGCCCCTGGGCACGGAGCAggtccagcagctggagcagctcgGCGAGCTGCCCGATGTGATGGTGCCCATCTATAACGCGTCCATTGGCCAGACCATCGACGTGAATGTGCGGGCAAAGTCGGTGTTCTATGTGGTGCGCGATGACCTCGATCTGGGGGTCCTGGAGGAGCCCAGCTTCAGCATCAAGTGCCAGTCGTTGAACGGCAGCGTCTCCCGGTCGCTGGCCCATGGCCTCGAGCGAGTGCACTCCATGGCGTACGACTGGATCAACGATCATTTGTATTGGGCCACCAACCTGAAGCTGCACGTGGCGCCGCTGCGGAACATGAGCCAAGTGCTGACATTCGCCACCGAATGCGATGCCATGTGAGTAGAGCTCTCAGACGATGTTCGATTTTCTTGGTTGTTTTGGTTGTGTTTTGCAGGTCGATTGATTTGGATCCCACCACGGGACTGCTCTACTGGACGCAGTGGTCCATTCAGACCTGTTTGGCGGGCATCTACAGTGCCTGGATGGATGGCACGCACAaggagctgctggccaagggCACCACTGAGATGCCGATGCACTGGCCGCGCAGTCTCGATGTGGACAGGCGGGCGAAGAGGATCTATTGGTGCGACTCGCTGCGTGGCACTATTGAGCGGATGCGACTGGATGGCACGGGACGGGAAGTGCTGCTAAAGTCGGACCAATTCCATCCGTACTCGATGGTGCAGCACAATGCGATGATCTACTGGGTGGGCACCAAGAACTCGAGCATCTGGCGCTTCCATGTCCATCACGGCAATCAGACGAGCACGGTTCATCTGCAGAGCAGCGGGCGGTCGGCCGATCTGCGGATCTTTGATGTGGCGACGCAGCCGATGCCTCAGACACCCAGCGCATGTTCGCAGTCCAAGTGTCCGGGGATGTGCCTGAACACGCCCAAGGGAGCGATATGCCGCTGTCCGGACGGCTTCACGCTCAACGGAACCGGCACCCACTGCATACCGCAGCTGGCGCCTGCAACGGTGGCCGCCACGGTGCGTCGCAACTGCTCGTCGGCCTTCCAGTGCCGGCAATCGGGTGACtgcatcgacaacaaggatcTGTGCGACGGCTTCGACGACTGCAGCGATGGCAGCGACGAGAGCAGCGATGCGACCGGCCCCTGCAATCCCCAGAACTGTGACAAGGATCATCATTTTGTGTGCAACGGGCGCTGCTATCAGCGCTCGCTGCTGTGCAGCTCCATTGCCTACTGCTCGGACGGATCGGACCAGGCGAACTGCGAGCACATCacctgcaacagcaacgagtTCACCTGCGCCAAGACCGGCCGCTGCATCCAGATGACGTGGGTCAACGATGGCGTCGTCGACTGCGGGCCCACCGACAACTCGGACGAGTCCTCCGAGATTTTCTTTGGCAGCAAGTGCCCGGAATTCGACTGCGGCAATGGGCGGTGCCGTCAGTTCACCGACATCTGCGATGGCATCGACAATTGTGGGTGAGTGTTCGATGCGATGCCTTCGGGTGCCCTTTGCTCATTATCATCCCCTCCGTAGGAACAACATTGATGAATTTGGCTGCGATCAGGAGTGCGGGCATGGCGAAAAGTATTGCCGCCCCATCGGCTGCTACGGGGAGATGCACATGTGCGATGGCATCCACGACTGCGAGGACTTCAGCGACGAGGCCAACTGCAATCAGACGGCCAAGAGCGACAACCATCCGGTGAGCGGTTGGAAGGAGCTCGGCGAGTGCGCAGCCTTTGAGTTTGCCTGCCAGGATCCGTTCGAGTGCATACCCGACTTCCTGCGCTGCGATGGGATACCGCATTGCTACGACAAGACGGACGAGACCAACTGCACGGTGATAACCGCCACAAAGTTCGACATGAACGAAACGGTCATCTGCGAGCACCCCGATCGCCTGTGTGGCTTCACCAGGCAGTGCATATCCGTGGACCAGCTGTGCGACGGCAAGAACGACTGCGAGGACACCACCGACGAGGGCTTCCTGTGCGCCGACAAGCTCTGCGATCATGGCCACGAGTGCTCCCACAACTGCCACAACACCCCCGAGGGCTACATCTGCTCGTGCCCCGATCATCTGTTCCTGCAGCCGAACGGCAAGCGGTGCAACATGCAGCATGCCTGCGACCACTGGGACACCTGCTCGCAGGTGTGCCAGACCAGCGGCAAGGGCTACGACTGTCGCTGTTTGGAGGGATTCGACCTCGCCTACGACAAATTCACGTGCAAGAGCACCGCACCCGACGAACCGTACGTGATATTCACCAATCGGCAGGACATCAAGGGCATCAACCTGAAGACAATGGCGGTGGGCACGTTCTACACGTCGCTGAGGAACATCATTGCCCTGGACTTTCTGTACAGCAACGAGTCCAGCGTGGAGGTCTACTGGACGGATGTGATCGACGACAAGATCTACAGGGGAGAGCTGGTGGGCGAGAGCCTGCGCAGTGTGGAGGCCGTCATCCATTCGGGCCTCTCCACGACCGAGGGCCTGGCCGTCGACTGGGTGGGCAAGAATCTCTACTGGATCGACTCGAACCTCGACCAGATCGAGGTGGCCAAACTGAACGGCAGCTTCCGACGCACCCTCATTGCGGGCAGCATGGAGAGCCCTCGAGCCATAGCGCTGGATCCCCGCGAGGGTCTGCTCTTCTGGACCGACTGGGATGACAACTCCCCGCGTATCGAGCGGGCCTCCATGGCCGGCGAGGGCAGGCGCATCATCTCCACCAGCTGGCAGCTGAGCACCGGCTGGCCGAACGGCCTGACCCTGGACTTTACGCAGAAACGTGTCTACTGGGTGGACGCCAAGTCCAAGTCGATCAGCAGCATCAAGTACGATGGCTCCGAGCACCATGTGGTGCTCCGCCAGCCGGACATACTCTCGCATCCGTTTGCCATCTCGGTGTTCGAAAATTATGTGTATTGGACGGACTGGCGGACGATGTCTGTCATTCGAGCCAACAAGTGGAACGGCAGCGATGTCCAGGTGCTGCAGCGCACCCAATCCCAGCCGTTCGGCATACAGGTGCTCCACTCCAGTCGCCAGCCCTGGGAGCGGAATCCCTGCGGCGACAACAACGGTGGGTGCTCGCATCTGTGCCTGCTCAGCGGGCGGGGGACCTTCAAGTGCGAGTGTCCGCATGTGATGCGGCTGGATCCAAGCGATGAGCGCAACTGTGTGCCCAACGAGCAGGTGCTGCTCTTTGTGATGGTCGATGAGATACGTGGCATTGATCTTCATCAGCCCAACCACCACACAATCCCCACCATCCGACAATCCCCGAGGGTGAGTACTGTACTCTCCCACAAATAATCGAGATATCTCTACCTCTAGCTATCTCTGTCCGCAGTTGGTGGCACCGCAACGCATTGATTTCCTGGTGGATGAAGGCCGCATCTTCTGGTCGGACATTCAGCAGAACGAGATATCCAGCGCTGGCATATCCAATGGCCTCATCGAGCCCATCATAAATACGAACATCGAGAAGCCGTATGGCTTCGCCATCGATTGGATTGCCCGCCACATGTACTTCTCCTCAGGCCAGATCCGTTGCAATATTCTGGCGAGCAACCTGAAGGGTGAATACGTGACCCACATTCACGAGGATCTCAATATGGTGGACAGCATAGCCCTGGATCCGGCCAAGTAAGTGAAGCGAACCTTAGAAGTCCCCTTTCTAAGAgtctctctctacctctctcgcGCAGTGGCAAAATGTATTGGATTCACTCGGCACCGGATGCCAGCCTGTGGCAGTTGGAGCAATCGAATCTGGATGGGTCGGGACGACTGCTGATCTACGAGCACGAGCATACCCTGCAGAGCCTCACCATGGACTTTGATGCGCAGCGACTGTACTACGCCTACGACAATTCGGGAATCGCGTACTACGATATACCCAAAAACGAGACGCACAAGGTGCTGGTGGCCAGCCAGATAACGTCCATCAGTTCGCTGACGGTGTACAATGGCACCCTGTACTTTCCGGAGAACATCCAGAGTGTGATTATGCACTGCGAGAAGGAGGCTTGCTCCAACATGTCCTTCCTGAGGGTCAACACAAGTAAGGAACACACCAGGAGTACTGATTCTCCTCCATCTATAACTTCGTGACTGTTTTCTTCCAGAGAGCATTCAGAGCATGAAGATGTTCTATGCGGATGCCCAGACGGGCACCAACACCTGTGCCGGACCCCTGCGCGGTGGCTGTGAGCATTTGTGCCTGGCCATCTCCGCCACGGAGCACGTGTGCCGCTGTGCCCTCGGCTATGATGTGGAGCCCCACAACCCCACACGCTGCATACCGCGGGCAGAATTCATCTTCTACTCGATTGATGTGCTGCAAGGAGTGGAAATTGTCGATCCAGCGGATCAGCCCACTCCACCGCAATCGGTAGGAGATTCGATCTTTGgatacacacaaacagaagCTAATCCTTTGCGTTCTTTTTGTAGGCTTTGGTGCCCATCTCTCGGGTCAGCTCGGCTAGCTTCATCGACTACCATGCGGCCACGGATATGCTCTATTGGGGCGACAACGAAGTGGGCAGCATTTCGCGGGTGAAGCGCGACGGAACCCAGAGGGAGACCATTCTGGAGGCCATCAATCTGGCGGGCTACAAGCAACAGGACTGGCTCGGAGGCATTGCCATCGACTGGGTGGCGGGGAACATCTACTGGAGCGACACGAAGCGGAATCTGATCGAGGTGTCGCGCCTAGATGGCAGCCATCGGTATGTGGTGGTCGCCAATGTGGAGAAGCCCACTGTCCTCGCCGTGGATCCGCTGCAGGGACTGCTCTTCTATGTGACACAGCAGCACATCGGCCGTGTGGGCCTCGACGGCAGTCAGCCGTTCGTCCTGGTCAACCAGACGCGCACCAATTGGGCGGTGGGCAGCCTCGTCCTGGACATTGAGGCCACCAAGGTGTACTGGTGCGAGCAGCATCCGGACGCCCTCATGAAGGTCGACTACGACGGCAATCTgcgccagcagctgctcaacGAGACGCTCAACAATCCGGTGGCCCTGGCCAAGATGGGGGACTATCTCTATTGGGCGGAGAACAAGTACAACGAGGGAGCCATCAAGGTGGCTCCGCTGTCCAATCTTACGCAGTCCAAGCTCGTCCTCCAGACGGAGCAGGACGCCATCCGCGATCTGAAGATCTACTCGAAGCGCATCCAAAGGGGGAACAACCCGTGCGAGCAGAGCAACGGAGGATGCGAGCAGCTGTGCCTGTACAACGGCACCAGTGTGGTGTGTGCCTGTGCGCACAGCCACCTGGCAGCGGACGGACTGAGCTGCGAGCCGTACGAGAACTTTTTGCTCTTCAGCTACCGCAGCAACATCGAGAGCATCCACATGACGGAGCACGCGAACAAGAACTGGCCCGTGCAGCTCATCTCGAACACCAGCATGATGCGCAACGTGATCGCCATTACGTACAACTACGAGGAGCAGTTGGTCTACTACTCGGACGTGCAGCTGAGCACCATCAATCAGGTGCACTTCAATGGCAGCGGCCAGCGGGTGCTGGTGGCCCAGCAGGGCCGCGTGGAGGGGCTGGCCTACGACATTGTGAACGAACAGCTCTTCTGGACCTCCAACAATGATGCGGCAGTGCGGAGCCTCGAGCTGATCCATCTCTCGCAGCACTCGGAGCAGAACCTGCAGCACGTGAAGACCGTGTTGAGTCTGCAGCCGAAGGACAAGCCGCGCGGCATCACCGTGGAGCCCTGCCTGGGGATGATCTATTGGACGAACTGGAACGAGGAGTCGCCCAGCATACAGCGGGCCTACCTGACTGGCTACGGCACCGAGAAGATCATCCGCACCGACATCAAGATGCCGAATGCCCTGACCCTGGACCTCGAGGAGCAGAAGCTCTACTGGGCCGATGCGCGGCTGGACAAGATCGAGTGCACCAACTACGACGGTAGCAATCGCGTGGTGCTCGCCCACTCGACGCCCAAGCACGCCTTCGCCATGGCCGTCTACGGGGACCTGCTCTTCTGGACGGACTGGGTGCTGCATGCGGTGGTGCGGGCCAACAAGTACACCGGCACCGATGTCCTCTTCCTGCGGGAGCACGTCACCCGACCCATGGGCATCATTGCGGTgcagaacagcagcatcaacTGTGAGGCTAATCGCTGCAAGATCCTCAACGGTCAGTGCGAGGACGTCTGCATTCTGAACAAGAGCGGCCTCGCCAGCTGCCACTGCACCCAGGGAGTCCTCGCGGCCGACGGACGTCGCTGCATTGCGCCCGTGAATACCAACTGCGGCAAGTCGCAGTTCACCTGCCGCTCCGGCGAATGCATACCCATGGAGCTGACGTGCGACAATGTGACCCACTGCCTGGACGGATCGGACGAGCTGCGGAGCTACTGCATCTTCCGGCAGTGCCCGGACACGCACTTCATGTGCCAGAACCATCGGTGCATCGCCCACGAGCACACCTGCGACGGCATCCAGCAGTGCGGC is a window of Drosophila pseudoobscura strain MV-25-SWS-2005 chromosome 3, UCI_Dpse_MV25, whole genome shotgun sequence DNA encoding:
- the LRP1 gene encoding prolow-density lipoprotein receptor-related protein 1 isoform X1, translated to MPATANVRVLLLLCCAVVVDSSKLQEQQQESSTKKPSDEKAAAAASLLGPHCNEGQFRCVPSLKCIPETWRCDGEYDCGEGDLTDEVNCTDAVALQCRAFEGECHNGECLELSRFCDGHWDCDSDELQCDKQDAACAAMNCSYNCKLTPRGPRCYCPGGQVPESLNSTRCVDHDECQEPGTCDQLCRNTPGSYECSCVSGYDKAKGGRCRAINVPSSEPATLTLFSNGSVLHVSLQELQANASAEKAAAGGLLSVLTLPQAHAFEVWHRNRTICALQSSRDGLWLQCQRIDEPKANWTLPVSPLVSPKQSFLELHLDWIAGNWYLLNKDHGLVFFCTNTMLFCRLILKQVIDPESLALDPTKGYMFYTDRTPSLSRSLLDGSNRTALVSTHIYHPNTVTLDLANEHVYWVDVYEDVIERVDYEGQRRWTLKKFPDSPVLLRSLQAIEVFENTIYLSPWTGNVIVALDRFTHKTHLLRRNVTRATNFRIFHRQKQPEVAHPCRENNGDCNQICVPLWTRGFASARCLCTAGYKLHNQTTCLLAAQDKFLVYSDKRLSRIAGVPLGTEQVQQLEQLGELPDVMVPIYNASIGQTIDVNVRAKSVFYVVRDDLDLGVLEEPSFSIKCQSLNGSVSRSLAHGLERVHSMAYDWINDHLYWATNLKLHVAPLRNMSQVLTFATECDAMSIDLDPTTGLLYWTQWSIQTCLAGIYSAWMDGTHKELLAKGTTEMPMHWPRSLDVDRRAKRIYWCDSLRGTIERMRLDGTGREVLLKSDQFHPYSMVQHNAMIYWVGTKNSSIWRFHVHHGNQTSTVHLQSSGRSADLRIFDVATQPMPQTPSACSQSKCPGMCLNTPKGAICRCPDGFTLNGTGTHCIPQLAPATVAATVRRNCSSAFQCRQSGDCIDNKDLCDGFDDCSDGSDESSDATGPCNPQNCDKDHHFVCNGRCYQRSLLCSSIAYCSDGSDQANCEHITCNSNEFTCAKTGRCIQMTWVNDGVVDCGPTDNSDESSEIFFGSKCPEFDCGNGRCRQFTDICDGIDNCGNNIDEFGCDQECGHGEKYCRPIGCYGEMHMCDGIHDCEDFSDEANCNQTAKSDNHPVSGWKELGECAAFEFACQDPFECIPDFLRCDGIPHCYDKTDETNCTVITATKFDMNETVICEHPDRLCGFTRQCISVDQLCDGKNDCEDTTDEGFLCADKLCDHGHECSHNCHNTPEGYICSCPDHLFLQPNGKRCNMQHACDHWDTCSQVCQTSGKGYDCRCLEGFDLAYDKFTCKSTAPDEPYVIFTNRQDIKGINLKTMAVGTFYTSLRNIIALDFLYSNESSVEVYWTDVIDDKIYRGELVGESLRSVEAVIHSGLSTTEGLAVDWVGKNLYWIDSNLDQIEVAKLNGSFRRTLIAGSMESPRAIALDPREGLLFWTDWDDNSPRIERASMAGEGRRIISTSWQLSTGWPNGLTLDFTQKRVYWVDAKSKSISSIKYDGSEHHVVLRQPDILSHPFAISVFENYVYWTDWRTMSVIRANKWNGSDVQVLQRTQSQPFGIQVLHSSRQPWERNPCGDNNGGCSHLCLLSGRGTFKCECPHVMRLDPSDERNCVPNEQVLLFVMVDEIRGIDLHQPNHHTIPTIRQSPRLVAPQRIDFLVDEGRIFWSDIQQNEISSAGISNGLIEPIINTNIEKPYGFAIDWIARHMYFSSGQIRCNILASNLKGEYVTHIHEDLNMVDSIALDPANGKMYWIHSAPDASLWQLEQSNLDGSGRLLIYEHEHTLQSLTMDFDAQRLYYAYDNSGIAYYDIPKNETHKVLVASQITSISSLTVYNGTLYFPENIQSVIMHCEKEACSNMSFLRVNTKSIQSMKMFYADAQTGTNTCAGPLRGGCEHLCLAISATEHVCRCALGYDVEPHNPTRCIPRAEFIFYSIDVLQGVEIVDPADQPTPPQSALVPISRVSSASFIDYHAATDMLYWGDNEVGSISRVKRDGTQRETILEAINLAGYKQQDWLGGIAIDWVAGNIYWSDTKRNLIEVSRLDGSHRYVVVANVEKPTVLAVDPLQGLLFYVTQQHIGRVGLDGSQPFVLVNQTRTNWAVGSLVLDIEATKVYWCEQHPDALMKVDYDGNLRQQLLNETLNNPVALAKMGDYLYWAENKYNEGAIKVAPLSNLTQSKLVLQTEQDAIRDLKIYSKRIQRGNNPCEQSNGGCEQLCLYNGTSVVCACAHSHLAADGLSCEPYENFLLFSYRSNIESIHMTEHANKNWPVQLISNTSMMRNVIAITYNYEEQLVYYSDVQLSTINQVHFNGSGQRVLVAQQGRVEGLAYDIVNEQLFWTSNNDAAVRSLELIHLSQHSEQNLQHVKTVLSLQPKDKPRGITVEPCLGMIYWTNWNEESPSIQRAYLTGYGTEKIIRTDIKMPNALTLDLEEQKLYWADARLDKIECTNYDGSNRVVLAHSTPKHAFAMAVYGDLLFWTDWVLHAVVRANKYTGTDVLFLREHVTRPMGIIAVQNSSINCEANRCKILNGQCEDVCILNKSGLASCHCTQGVLAADGRRCIAPVNTNCGKSQFTCRSGECIPMELTCDNVTHCLDGSDELRSYCIFRQCPDTHFMCQNHRCIAHEHTCDGIQQCGDGSDESAMLCSCQPDQFRCASGECISNKFLCDNMKDCRDFSDEKSCPPRPCESGDMAFEHCENSTICIMPSWRCDGDSDCPDGTDELDCSNRTSCDEDQFHCASGNCIAGSWRCDGEKDCPDGSDELGCRRACDGNQFACDNGCIPASWQCDGKSDCEDNADEGPQCSSRACRPHLFQCKSSGRCITQKWVCDGERDCPIGSDGQGGEDEGPQCGGIAHIPDCPPPAHLCTSGICIDSQYVCDGDEDCPGGDDEYEGCEPAYPQHACPGGTQMHQCQDGHCILKNQTCDGKMDCGDGSDEMASLCAHTRGCNGTDDFRCKNGACISADLLCDRRNDCADFSDEELCNVNECLIPDICEHECVDKVVGYECLCRPGYKLLPKSPHLCTDIDECHEQQPCSQTCVNTYGSYKCICAKGYALVDHHTCKATSNVSMELIFSNRYYIRQVNMEGNGTILINELSNAVALDFDWDSQCLYWSDVTSTVGTIKRHCPAENRTQTLHQTMLKNPDGLAVDWVAKNLYWCDKGLDTIEVSQLDGKYRKVLISEYLREPRGIALDPYQRHIYWSDWGDNPHIGKAGMDGSNPRMIIRENLGWPNALTISFETQQLFWGDAREDTISVSDLDGNHTRLLLARSLNPGLNLHHIFAIAVWEGRIYWSDWETKSIEYCHMYSGQNCSTLLTTIHRPMDLRVFHPYRQQQPVSGNPCLSANCSTLCVLSPEAPYYKCICPTNFILADDGRTCRANCTAAHFECVNTYKCIPFYWRCDTQDDCGDGSDEPDTCPPFHCEPGQYQCANKKCIHPSHICDGVNQCGDSSDELNCDKFTCFDTHLKCGATANSSAFCVDNVKRCDGVRNCPGGEDEAGCTPLVCKKDEFQCGNNRCMTYVWVCDGDIDCPDKSDEANCDDVSCGPNDFQCDSGRCIPLAWRCDDEHDCPNGEDEPASCFTSKATCDPTYFKCNNSKCIPGRWRCDYENDCGDGSDELNCQMRNCSESEFRCGTGKCIKHNYRCDGEIHCDDSSDEINCNITCKSNQFKCAAFNTCINKQYQCDGDDDCPDGSDEVNCTCPADHFSCGNGKCIMSRWKCDGWDDCLDGSDESYATCAHVHCHTNAFKCNNLICIRNSALCDGVNDCGTNEDESDQVCAALPKCRHDQFQCENDDCISKIFRCDGQYNCIDGSDEINCQPPVCGFGTCSQICIEKKAGHFNCKCAEGYHKGAEKNATCLASGPDQILLLASEQEFRFILPSKQEGTTVVGFFQTDSLKIDVFDILIRPKDTLLFWIDSHHGKVHTMKIATPHVEAAGVRVRRDLKELTAFNIPELDDPKSLAVDWITQRVYIIDSRHNKILATDIEGKKYISLVSTGTNPTDIVLEPESRIMIWSTLENGILVASLDGSNKKSLVERDVGWPISLSMDYPTGRLYWADYRKGTIETCRLNGKDRNVVRRFGIREKPQKIDVFEDYLYIKLYDQSIIKMNKFGNDNGTYLLKGYRSSDIGILHPMKQNRNISNPCLKDPCKAFKALCILSSESARGYSCKCAEGYVMTDEALCKAHADVPDYCPLQCNLGSCQIVDHVPKCICQPQFEGELCEHYRCSGHCLNYGLCTVAPQLPGSLDAPPLKCTCTPGWSGARCETSLPACQSRCHNGGSCLISEMEGMKCSCPDMFVGEQCEHCLNLTCENGGVCRETLTGTPQCECPDGYTGKRCEINECADFCKNGGSCVIGSKGQRQCKCPSGFYGEHCESSSCRDYCQNGGTCSERGRYLNCICLSRYYGRRCEMDLCLTSDPPQFCEASQVPVRNPCTGIICQNAGTCHVIKGVAMCNCTDQWNGDFCTMPVLEDNPCIRYCANGGVCHLDEYVRPHCSCIGEWQGNACELPPHCVGGECNVCRPGSSINECLCGAQKVVPCLTDSAEGALKGDQEPTQSGSVLSMLAVILSVTLLVVALFAGAIYFLKKHRIAQPFSHARLTDNVEIMLTNAMYRGDADEPPTFSTEDDKGNFANPVYESMYADAIAEPASTEIAHSTGPDERKGLLQHTHDETHTPDIL